A stretch of the Halomonas sp. BDJS001 genome encodes the following:
- the hydA gene encoding dihydropyrimidinase, which yields MANFDCIIRNARCATASDVFDADIGIVDGIITALGKRLSGGEKEIDAGGRWVLPGGIDGHCHFDQPTEDGTVMADDFLSGTRSAACGGTTTVIPFALQRKGQSLREAVEDYHRRAEGKATIDYAFHLIVTDPTPHVLDEELPALIAEGYTSFKIYMTYDDLKLADRQIIDVLAVAREEGALVMVHAENADCISWLTERLLRAGKTAPRYHAESRPMLAEREATQRAITFAELVDVPILIVHVSGREAIEQIRWAQGNGLRIYGETCPQYLFLTAEDLGGEDDVEGVKCICSPPPRDKANQKVVWDALESGTFHVFSSDHAPFRFSGHDGKLATDSAPSFDKVANGIPGVETRLGLLFSHGVEKGRIDINQFVALTSTNVAKMYGLYPRKGTIAIGADADLIIWETGGQKVINNNDLHHNVDYTPYEGIEINAWPLITMSRGRVVWRDGQYLGQPDLGKFLPCARPTMATPKPFWEER from the coding sequence ATGGCGAACTTTGATTGCATCATTCGCAATGCTCGCTGTGCAACGGCGTCAGATGTGTTCGATGCCGATATCGGCATCGTCGACGGTATTATCACTGCTCTAGGCAAAAGGCTGAGTGGGGGTGAAAAAGAAATCGATGCTGGCGGACGATGGGTATTGCCTGGAGGTATCGATGGACACTGCCACTTTGACCAACCCACCGAAGATGGCACCGTCATGGCCGACGATTTCCTCTCCGGAACGCGTTCGGCAGCCTGTGGGGGCACGACAACGGTTATCCCCTTTGCCCTGCAGCGTAAGGGGCAAAGCCTGCGCGAGGCGGTGGAGGACTACCACCGCAGGGCAGAAGGCAAAGCTACGATTGATTATGCCTTCCATCTGATAGTGACCGACCCTACACCTCATGTGCTAGACGAGGAATTGCCAGCGCTCATTGCGGAGGGCTATACCTCTTTCAAAATCTACATGACCTATGACGATCTCAAGCTAGCTGATCGTCAAATTATCGATGTACTCGCGGTGGCGCGCGAGGAGGGCGCGCTAGTGATGGTTCATGCTGAAAATGCAGACTGCATTTCTTGGCTAACCGAACGACTTCTTCGGGCAGGAAAGACCGCGCCTCGTTATCACGCCGAGTCACGTCCCATGCTTGCCGAACGAGAGGCGACTCAGCGAGCTATTACATTCGCAGAGTTAGTCGATGTGCCAATTCTGATTGTCCACGTCTCAGGGCGAGAAGCTATTGAGCAGATACGGTGGGCGCAAGGGAACGGCTTACGCATCTATGGCGAAACCTGCCCTCAGTATCTCTTTCTTACCGCTGAGGATCTAGGCGGCGAGGATGACGTTGAAGGGGTTAAGTGTATTTGTAGTCCGCCCCCTCGAGATAAGGCTAATCAGAAGGTGGTTTGGGACGCATTAGAGTCAGGAACCTTCCATGTATTTTCTTCGGATCATGCCCCTTTCCGTTTTTCTGGTCATGATGGGAAGCTTGCCACGGATAGCGCGCCTAGCTTTGATAAGGTAGCCAACGGAATTCCAGGCGTTGAGACACGTCTCGGCTTACTCTTTTCGCATGGTGTTGAAAAAGGGCGCATTGATATCAACCAGTTCGTTGCCCTGACATCAACGAACGTGGCCAAGATGTATGGGCTTTATCCGCGAAAGGGGACCATTGCGATTGGGGCGGATGCTGACCTGATAATATGGGAAACCGGCGGCCAAAAGGTAATCAATAACAACGATCTTCATCATAATGTTGATTACACCCCCTACGAGGGCATTGAGATTAATGCGTGGCCGCTCATAACGATGAGCCGGGGACGCGTTGTATGGCGGGATGGCCAATACTTAGGTCAGCCTGATCTAGGTAAATTTCTGCCTTGTGCTCGACCAACAATGGCCACTCCGAAGCCCTTTTGGGAGGAGCGTTGA
- a CDS encoding GntR family transcriptional regulator produces the protein MQNMEAGKPTIESIAERINNAVMEHRLAPGSKLSETRMATAFNVSRTKIRQVLAVLAKKRLVEVYPNRGAFIASPTVQEARELFATRRLLEPEIIRNVISRAQKADLKRLHEHLDKEKTARQQKNRRAIIRLSGDFHLLLARIAGNRYIENMMGELCPLTCLIIAMYDLPQTPACPEDEHDQIVAAIERRDEKAAIELMLHHLEHIESALNLTSNHRDDVDWDQILG, from the coding sequence ATGCAAAATATGGAGGCTGGAAAGCCCACCATCGAAAGCATCGCCGAGCGCATCAACAATGCTGTGATGGAGCATCGACTGGCCCCAGGCAGCAAGCTTTCCGAAACACGCATGGCCACTGCCTTCAATGTCAGCCGTACCAAAATTCGCCAAGTGCTTGCTGTTCTGGCCAAGAAGAGGCTGGTAGAGGTATATCCCAACCGTGGAGCCTTCATCGCTAGCCCGACCGTGCAGGAGGCACGCGAGCTCTTTGCCACTCGCCGGTTACTGGAGCCGGAGATTATTCGCAATGTGATTTCGCGGGCGCAAAAGGCTGATCTAAAGCGTCTGCATGAGCACCTGGATAAAGAGAAGACGGCGCGACAGCAGAAGAACCGTCGGGCCATTATCCGCCTTTCTGGTGATTTTCATCTGCTATTAGCGCGGATCGCGGGGAACCGATATATCGAGAACATGATGGGAGAGCTGTGCCCGTTGACCTGCTTGATTATCGCTATGTACGACCTGCCCCAAACCCCCGCTTGTCCTGAAGACGAGCATGACCAGATCGTTGCGGCCATTGAAAGGCGTGATGAAAAGGCTGCCATTGAGCTGATGCTGCATCACTTGGAGCATATTGAGAGCGCGCTCAACCTAACCAGTAACCACCGTGACGATGTGGATTGGGATCAAATCCTTGGTTGA
- a CDS encoding fumarylacetoacetate hydrolase family protein, which produces MESSNTFLSKALVDAWRSGKVLGAADAKRLAPETDQAAYRIQHEVGEALGWFANDKPKAWKVGGTLQRPTASPIADLHMVKDPFAMAYSERHTMIGIEVELAIQLESPLPHGSTLRDAYKAVGSVMAAIEICDVRAECWQELPDRFLLADHQMNRCLILGEAVKSGWNPHYANSIVSIKSNKRDIKGKELRHPLADPLSLLPWLAKHAASQYPPGLRAGDIITTGTWAGIFEAHPGEIVKASFSDIGEVCFSLEQ; this is translated from the coding sequence ATGGAAAGTTCTAACACTTTTCTTAGCAAGGCATTAGTCGACGCATGGCGTAGTGGCAAAGTATTGGGCGCTGCCGACGCAAAGCGCTTGGCTCCGGAAACGGATCAGGCGGCTTATCGTATACAGCATGAAGTCGGTGAGGCTTTAGGATGGTTTGCCAACGACAAACCAAAAGCTTGGAAAGTAGGTGGGACGCTACAACGACCCACTGCTTCACCTATAGCAGATCTGCACATGGTGAAGGATCCGTTCGCTATGGCCTATAGCGAACGCCATACTATGATCGGTATAGAGGTGGAGTTGGCTATACAGCTCGAGTCGCCCTTACCGCATGGGTCGACGTTGCGGGATGCATACAAAGCGGTAGGGTCGGTAATGGCTGCTATCGAAATTTGCGACGTTCGCGCCGAGTGTTGGCAGGAACTGCCAGATAGGTTCCTACTGGCTGACCATCAAATGAATCGTTGTTTGATACTGGGCGAGGCTGTTAAAAGCGGCTGGAACCCACATTATGCAAACAGCATCGTTAGTATTAAAAGCAATAAGCGTGATATTAAAGGTAAGGAACTACGTCATCCTCTAGCCGATCCGTTAAGTTTACTCCCTTGGTTGGCAAAACATGCCGCATCACAATATCCGCCGGGACTTCGGGCGGGTGACATTATCACGACAGGGACTTGGGCTGGCATTTTTGAGGCTCATCCTGGTGAAATAGTTAAGGCTAGCTTTAGCGATATTGGTGAGGTTTGCTTCTCATTAGAGCAGTAA
- a CDS encoding aspartate/glutamate racemase family protein gives MSQSSIRFGVLTPSSNTALEPLTCAMLADIEPVSAHFSRFRVTQISLEPEALGQFDDRPILAAAKLLADAKVDVIGWSGTSAGWLGFEHDVELCQRIEEVTNIPATSSILALNERLKEDSISKLGLVSPYVANVQSRIVDNYQGIGISCVAESHLNISDNFAFAEVSQACLTDQVETVAKASPQAIVTYCTNLNAAHLVTDWESRLGIPVLDTTATVVWKMLRMTGVDPREVRGWGSLFSKEA, from the coding sequence ATGTCTCAATCCAGCATTCGATTCGGCGTCCTTACGCCTTCATCCAATACCGCCTTAGAGCCGCTGACGTGCGCTATGCTCGCCGATATCGAACCGGTGAGTGCTCACTTTTCTCGCTTTCGCGTCACTCAAATTTCGCTTGAACCTGAAGCATTGGGTCAATTTGATGATCGCCCTATCCTCGCGGCTGCCAAGCTATTAGCCGATGCCAAGGTCGATGTGATCGGTTGGAGTGGCACTTCAGCCGGCTGGCTAGGTTTCGAGCATGATGTCGAACTCTGTCAGCGCATTGAGGAGGTGACCAATATCCCGGCGACGTCTTCAATTCTGGCGCTTAACGAACGCCTTAAAGAAGACAGCATTTCAAAGCTAGGTCTTGTATCGCCGTATGTTGCCAATGTTCAGTCACGTATTGTCGATAATTATCAAGGTATTGGGATTAGCTGCGTTGCGGAGAGCCATCTTAACATCAGCGATAACTTTGCTTTTGCCGAGGTAAGCCAGGCTTGCTTAACCGATCAGGTCGAGACCGTGGCTAAAGCTTCTCCTCAAGCCATTGTTACTTACTGCACCAACCTGAATGCTGCCCATCTGGTGACCGACTGGGAATCGAGGTTGGGGATTCCGGTACTGGATACGACGGCTACCGTCGTCTGGAAAATGCTGCGCATGACGGGGGTCGACCCGAGGGAAGTGCGTGGTTGGGGCAGTTTGTTCAGTAAGGAGGCTTGA